One Cellulomonas sp. Y8 DNA segment encodes these proteins:
- a CDS encoding AI-2E family transporter, which produces MPPSVRAAAAWSWRVLAVAGAATVGLWLVDVFRVLVVAVAVGLLLAVLLTPLARWLERRARFPSWLSSLTGVLGLVALGAALAVLSGRSIATGLGDLAEQALAGVDQALAWLSDGPLGLEVDRIDALVAQGQAALRDNAGTLLTGAWSATLTIGQLLAGALMALFCAFFFVRDARPMWAWTVALLPRAVRPRVHEAGRRGLVTLAAYTRTQILVGAVDAVGIGVGAALLGVPLAVPIAFLVFLASFIPFVGAVSTGAIAVLVALVAQGPVTALLMLGVVLLVQQVEGNVLQPFLMGHAVALHPVAVLLVVSAGSIAAGIVGALFAVPVAATLNTMLRYLHGHDRFPGLGTEGAGAETEPASATRPA; this is translated from the coding sequence GTGCCGCCGTCGGTCCGTGCCGCGGCCGCGTGGTCGTGGCGGGTGCTGGCGGTCGCCGGGGCCGCCACCGTGGGGCTGTGGCTGGTCGACGTCTTCCGGGTGCTCGTCGTCGCGGTCGCGGTGGGCCTGCTGCTCGCCGTCCTGCTCACGCCGCTCGCTCGCTGGCTGGAGCGCCGCGCCCGGTTCCCGTCCTGGCTGTCCTCCCTGACCGGGGTGCTCGGGCTCGTGGCGCTCGGAGCGGCCCTGGCGGTGCTGTCCGGCCGGTCCATCGCGACCGGCCTCGGGGACCTCGCCGAGCAGGCGCTCGCCGGCGTCGACCAGGCGCTGGCGTGGCTGTCGGACGGGCCGCTGGGGCTGGAGGTGGACCGGATCGACGCCCTCGTGGCGCAGGGCCAGGCCGCGCTCCGCGACAACGCCGGGACGCTGCTCACGGGGGCGTGGTCGGCGACGCTCACCATCGGCCAGCTGCTCGCCGGCGCCCTGATGGCGCTGTTCTGCGCGTTCTTCTTCGTGCGGGACGCCCGGCCGATGTGGGCGTGGACGGTCGCCCTGCTGCCCCGTGCGGTCCGCCCCCGGGTGCACGAGGCGGGCCGGCGCGGGCTCGTCACGCTCGCGGCCTACACCCGCACGCAGATCCTGGTCGGTGCCGTGGACGCGGTGGGCATCGGCGTGGGCGCGGCGCTGCTGGGGGTGCCGCTGGCGGTGCCCATCGCCTTTCTGGTGTTCCTGGCGTCGTTCATCCCGTTCGTGGGCGCGGTGAGCACCGGCGCGATCGCGGTGCTGGTCGCGCTCGTCGCGCAGGGCCCGGTGACCGCCCTGCTCATGCTCGGCGTCGTGCTGCTGGTGCAGCAGGTCGAGGGCAACGTGCTGCAGCCGTTCCTCATGGGGCACGCGGTGGCGCTGCACCCGGTCGCGGTGCTCCTGGTGGTGAGCGCGGGATCGATCGCGGCGGGGATCGTCGGCGCGCTGTTCGCGGTCCCGGTGGCGGCGACCCTGAACACGATGCTGCGGTACCTGCACGGGCACGACCGGTTCCCCGGTCTGGGGACGGAGGGTGCCGGGGCGGAGACGGAACCCGCGTCGGCGACGAGACCCGCCTAG
- a CDS encoding thioredoxin domain-containing protein has translation MTTRPTTTRARSGRTPSGLARALRAALVACLVALPLAGCGGADAPGDDGDQVGYGGGAEGVVAPALADVTAPAAADATGGIPIGRAGVGVAGPGDVVVDVYADPWCPWCQRFDEQYSDALMDLVDQGGVTVVHRPLAFLDARFGGTYSTRVVNALAVVADESPEHYVQVLHALMAAQPPTDQPAGLPDEEIARIAVEAGVAAGVAERFTAVRPTPYEATTAGGGTEERTATSRVFAPWVAAATHQAALDLAEVRVPTILVDGVPVDDWTEPGSLTDLVAAAVAARG, from the coding sequence ATGACGACTCGTCCGACGACGACACGCGCCCGCTCGGGCCGCACCCCGTCCGGCCTCGCCCGGGCGCTGCGCGCGGCGCTCGTCGCCTGCCTCGTCGCGCTGCCGCTCGCCGGGTGCGGTGGCGCGGACGCACCCGGTGACGACGGCGACCAGGTCGGGTACGGCGGCGGAGCCGAGGGCGTGGTGGCCCCGGCGCTCGCGGACGTCACCGCGCCCGCCGCGGCCGACGCGACCGGCGGCATCCCGATCGGCCGGGCCGGCGTCGGGGTGGCGGGCCCCGGCGACGTCGTCGTCGACGTGTACGCCGACCCGTGGTGCCCCTGGTGCCAGCGGTTCGACGAGCAGTACTCGGACGCGCTGATGGACCTGGTCGACCAGGGCGGGGTCACCGTCGTGCACCGGCCGCTCGCGTTCCTCGACGCCCGGTTCGGCGGCACGTACTCGACCCGCGTCGTCAACGCGCTCGCCGTCGTCGCCGACGAGTCCCCCGAGCACTACGTCCAGGTGCTGCACGCGCTGATGGCCGCCCAGCCGCCGACGGACCAGCCCGCGGGCCTGCCCGACGAGGAGATCGCCCGGATCGCCGTCGAGGCCGGCGTGGCGGCGGGCGTCGCGGAGCGGTTCACGGCGGTGCGGCCGACCCCGTACGAGGCGACCACCGCGGGCGGCGGCACCGAGGAGCGGACGGCGACGTCCCGGGTGTTCGCGCCGTGGGTCGCCGCCGCGACGCACCAGGCCGCGCTCGACCTGGCGGAGGTCCGGGTGCCGACGATCCTGGTCGACGGCGTGCCGGTGGACGACTGGACCGAGCCCGGCAGCCTCACGGACCTGGTCGCCGCGGCCGTCGCGGCGCGCGGGTGA
- a CDS encoding NAD(P)-dependent alcohol dehydrogenase: MRALVYDRYGPPDVLRLADVPVPEPGPGQVLLETEAVGLNLSDWECLRGSPAYARIGGLRRPARRVLGSDVAGRVAAVGPGVTRFRVGDDVYGDNLALKGGLAECTLARESALALRPPGLSAVQAAAIPQPAAIALQGVAGVGPGSRVLVNGAGGGAGSLAVQLAKAAGAHVTGVDNAGKAAFVASLGADEVLDHRVDDFTRTAAGYDLVLDLVAHRSVLAYRRALAPGGRYRCVGGTTRALLRVLVGGAVVGAVSGRRIGVLAVREGPAAFTPMADHCLAGSVRLHVHREYRLDEAPAALADVGAGRALGKAVVLPRA; encoded by the coding sequence GTGCGCGCCCTGGTGTACGACCGTTACGGCCCTCCCGACGTGCTGCGGCTCGCGGACGTGCCCGTCCCGGAGCCCGGTCCCGGTCAGGTCCTGCTGGAGACCGAGGCCGTCGGGCTCAACCTCTCCGACTGGGAGTGCCTGCGCGGCTCCCCGGCCTACGCCCGGATCGGCGGGCTGCGCAGGCCCGCGCGCCGGGTGCTCGGCTCCGACGTCGCCGGCCGGGTGGCCGCGGTCGGTCCCGGGGTGACCCGGTTCCGGGTCGGCGACGACGTCTACGGGGACAACCTCGCGCTCAAGGGCGGCCTCGCGGAGTGCACGCTGGCGCGGGAGTCGGCGCTGGCGCTGCGCCCGCCCGGGCTGTCGGCCGTGCAGGCGGCCGCGATCCCGCAGCCGGCGGCGATCGCGCTCCAGGGCGTCGCGGGCGTCGGGCCGGGCTCCCGGGTGCTGGTGAACGGCGCGGGCGGTGGGGCCGGGTCGCTGGCCGTGCAGCTCGCGAAGGCCGCGGGCGCGCACGTCACCGGCGTCGACAATGCGGGCAAGGCCGCGTTCGTCGCCTCGCTCGGGGCGGACGAGGTGCTCGACCACCGGGTCGACGACTTCACGCGCACCGCCGCCGGGTACGACCTGGTGCTCGACCTCGTCGCCCACCGCTCGGTCCTGGCGTACCGGCGCGCCCTGGCACCCGGCGGCCGGTACCGGTGCGTCGGCGGGACCACCCGGGCGCTGCTGCGCGTGCTCGTCGGGGGCGCCGTGGTCGGGGCGGTCTCCGGGCGGCGGATCGGCGTGCTGGCGGTGCGGGAGGGGCCGGCGGCGTTCACGCCGATGGCGGACCACTGCCTGGCGGGGTCGGTCCGGCTGCACGTGCACCGCGAGTACCGGCTCGACGAGGCGCCGGCGGCGCTCGCGGACGTCGGGGCCGGGCGCGCGCTGGGCAAGGCGGTCGTGCTCCCGAGGGCGTGA
- a CDS encoding GNAT family N-acetyltransferase — MNTRFAGAVLDGTAPGGLWCDRADTPRAFHAVHGYGMSLVWGPAVDEAFDAVLLRLRGGAGPAEEWLQVEPRWTGLGWDPALRAVPFDAPGAAAPGAAARHVRLNFRHDPAAPRAARPLPSGWRTRPATATDFGWSGSVAPAGFWPDAAAFLAHGGGVVAERAADGAVGAIAFTSYRTGHELEIGIETAPPFRARGLAASVAGAFVDAVLRARLTPVWSCREDNAAPVRVALSAGFRPTVRLPYYHLRRTG; from the coding sequence GTGAACACCCGCTTCGCCGGGGCGGTGCTGGACGGGACCGCGCCGGGTGGGCTGTGGTGCGACCGCGCCGACACCCCGAGGGCCTTCCACGCCGTGCACGGGTACGGCATGTCGCTGGTCTGGGGCCCGGCGGTGGACGAGGCGTTCGACGCGGTGCTGCTGCGGTTGCGGGGCGGGGCCGGACCGGCCGAGGAGTGGCTGCAGGTCGAGCCGCGCTGGACCGGTCTCGGCTGGGACCCCGCGCTCCGGGCGGTCCCCTTCGACGCCCCCGGGGCGGCGGCCCCCGGCGCGGCGGCCCGGCACGTGCGGCTCAACTTCCGGCACGACCCGGCCGCGCCTCGCGCCGCCCGCCCGCTGCCGTCCGGCTGGCGCACCCGGCCCGCCACCGCCACCGACTTCGGCTGGTCCGGCTCCGTGGCGCCCGCCGGGTTCTGGCCGGACGCCGCGGCGTTCCTCGCGCACGGCGGCGGCGTCGTGGCGGAGCGGGCGGCCGACGGCGCGGTCGGCGCGATCGCGTTCACCTCGTACCGCACCGGGCACGAGCTCGAGATCGGCATCGAGACCGCGCCCCCGTTCCGTGCGCGGGGCCTCGCCGCGAGCGTGGCGGGCGCGTTCGTCGACGCGGTGCTGCGTGCCCGGCTGACGCCCGTGTGGTCGTGCCGGGAGGACAACGCCGCGCCGGTGCGGGTTGCGCTGTCGGCGGGGTTCCGGCCGACCGTGCGGCTGCCGTACTACCACCTGCGCCGGACCGGGTGA
- a CDS encoding GDSL-type esterase/lipase family protein — translation MIDVPRTDLAALVRGADRTERTARGLRPHRLPAWVDRQLGDPQLAAMEVQPSGVRLAFTTTATAVEVVLHPTRLAYRQVERPRGAVDLVVDGAVLASEPLTGGDAVETDLATGASALLAGAPQTVAFGGLPAGEKAVEVWLPHNESVEVVALRADAPVRLAADHRPVWVHHGSSISQGSNAATPSGTWPALAARLGGVDLRNLGLGGSALADPATARVIRDAPADLVSVALGINVVNLDGMRRRTFEAAVHGFLDTIRDGHPDTPLVLVTPIFCGIHEDTPGPGAFDVAELAAGRVRFVATGGDDLTTGRLTLRVVRDALAAVAGRRADDPHLHLLDGLSLYGAADAEEHPLPDGLHPDPVTHRLIGERFAAQVFAAGGPFARSGTVRG, via the coding sequence ATGATCGACGTCCCCCGCACCGACCTCGCCGCGCTCGTCCGCGGCGCCGACCGGACCGAGCGCACCGCGCGCGGGCTCCGGCCGCACCGGCTGCCCGCGTGGGTGGACCGGCAGCTCGGCGACCCGCAGCTCGCCGCGATGGAGGTGCAGCCCTCCGGCGTCCGGCTGGCGTTCACGACCACCGCGACCGCGGTCGAGGTCGTGCTGCACCCGACCCGGCTCGCCTACCGGCAGGTGGAGCGGCCCCGCGGAGCGGTCGACCTGGTCGTCGACGGGGCCGTGCTCGCGAGCGAGCCGCTGACCGGCGGCGACGCCGTCGAGACCGACCTCGCGACCGGCGCGTCCGCGCTGCTGGCCGGTGCGCCCCAGACCGTCGCGTTCGGCGGGCTGCCCGCGGGGGAGAAGGCCGTCGAGGTCTGGCTCCCGCACAACGAGTCCGTCGAGGTCGTCGCCCTGCGCGCCGACGCCCCGGTGCGGCTCGCCGCCGACCACCGCCCCGTCTGGGTGCACCACGGGTCGTCGATCAGCCAGGGCTCCAACGCCGCGACACCGTCCGGCACCTGGCCCGCCCTGGCGGCGCGCCTCGGCGGGGTCGACCTGCGCAACCTCGGCCTCGGCGGCAGCGCCCTCGCCGACCCGGCGACCGCACGGGTCATCCGGGACGCCCCGGCCGACCTGGTCAGCGTGGCGCTCGGCATCAACGTCGTGAACCTCGACGGCATGCGGCGGCGGACGTTCGAGGCGGCGGTGCACGGGTTCCTCGACACGATCCGCGACGGCCACCCGGACACGCCGCTCGTGCTGGTGACGCCGATCTTCTGCGGGATCCACGAGGACACGCCCGGCCCCGGGGCGTTCGACGTCGCGGAGCTCGCGGCGGGCCGGGTGCGGTTCGTGGCGACCGGCGGTGACGACCTGACGACCGGACGGCTGACGTTGCGGGTGGTGCGCGACGCGCTCGCGGCCGTCGCCGGCAGGCGCGCGGACGACCCGCACCTGCACCTGCTCGACGGGCTGTCGCTCTACGGGGCCGCGGACGCGGAGGAGCACCCGCTGCCCGACGGCCTGCACCCGGACCCCGTGACGCACCGGCTGATCGGCGAGCGGTTCGCGGCGCAGGTCTTCGCGGCCGGCGGGCCGTTCGCGCGGTCGGGGACGGTCCGAGGCTGA
- a CDS encoding TetR/AcrR family transcriptional regulator: protein MTRAGLTPALVVADAAALADEAGFDALTLSAVARRLGVQTASLYAHVRDRAALLDGVTALAMGEVAARIATGIAGRSGRDALRGYADAFRDYAREHPGRWAAMQRRAGPAAVAAPSAVDVVALTDALLRGYAVPADQRVHVIRLLGSTINGFVQLERIGSFDHSAPAPADSWGRTVDALDALLRAWPAPDPEDTPA from the coding sequence GTGACCCGCGCCGGACTGACCCCCGCCCTCGTCGTGGCCGACGCCGCGGCGCTCGCCGACGAGGCCGGCTTCGACGCGCTCACGCTGTCCGCCGTCGCCCGGCGGCTGGGGGTGCAGACCGCCAGCCTGTACGCGCACGTCCGGGACCGCGCCGCCCTGCTGGACGGCGTCACCGCGCTCGCGATGGGCGAGGTCGCCGCCCGGATCGCCACCGGGATCGCCGGCCGGTCGGGCCGGGACGCGCTGCGCGGGTACGCCGACGCGTTCCGCGACTACGCGCGCGAGCACCCCGGCCGGTGGGCGGCGATGCAGCGCCGCGCCGGTCCGGCCGCCGTCGCCGCGCCGTCGGCCGTGGACGTCGTCGCGCTCACCGACGCCCTGCTCCGCGGCTACGCCGTCCCGGCCGACCAGCGCGTGCACGTGATCCGGCTGCTCGGCAGCACCATCAACGGCTTCGTCCAGCTCGAGCGCATCGGCAGCTTCGACCACAGCGCGCCCGCCCCGGCGGACTCGTGGGGCCGGACGGTCGACGCGCTCGACGCCCTGCTGCGGGCCTGGCCCGCCCCCGACCCCGAGGACACCCCCGCATGA
- a CDS encoding HAD hydrolase family protein, with translation MTPAPSAPRYVFLDVDGTYAHHGEVPPGHERVVRAARANGHRVLLCTGRPKSMLPDRIRAAGFDGIVASAGGYVEVDGEVLRDQRFPADLAAHAIEVLDRHCAAYLLEAPDALYGRPGVDERLGELLDGHFGRGGADGAASPLEILSALQTPDDLAACSFAKITYFGAAIPWPELGAELGDRLGILPSSIAAMGESAGEIYLRGVHKALGIEAVTAHLGVPREDVVAFGDGLNDLEMLEHAGTGVAIEGADPRVLAVADLVVAGPQVEGLVEGFARVGLV, from the coding sequence GTGACTCCCGCGCCCTCAGCCCCCCGGTACGTGTTCCTCGACGTCGACGGGACCTACGCGCACCACGGCGAGGTCCCCCCGGGGCACGAGCGCGTGGTCCGCGCGGCCCGGGCCAACGGGCACCGCGTGCTGCTGTGCACGGGGCGGCCGAAGTCGATGCTCCCGGACCGGATCCGCGCGGCGGGCTTCGACGGGATCGTGGCGTCCGCCGGCGGGTACGTCGAGGTCGACGGCGAGGTGCTGCGCGACCAGCGGTTCCCCGCGGACCTCGCGGCGCACGCGATCGAGGTCCTCGACCGGCACTGCGCGGCCTACCTGCTGGAGGCCCCCGACGCGCTGTACGGCCGCCCCGGCGTCGACGAGCGGCTGGGCGAGCTGCTGGACGGCCACTTCGGCCGCGGCGGCGCCGACGGCGCGGCGAGCCCGCTGGAGATCCTGTCCGCGCTGCAGACGCCCGACGACCTGGCCGCCTGCTCGTTCGCGAAGATCACCTACTTCGGCGCGGCGATCCCGTGGCCGGAGCTCGGCGCGGAGCTCGGGGACCGGCTCGGGATCCTGCCCAGCTCGATCGCCGCGATGGGGGAGTCCGCCGGCGAGATCTACCTGCGCGGCGTGCACAAGGCGCTCGGCATCGAGGCCGTCACGGCGCACCTCGGCGTCCCGCGCGAGGACGTGGTCGCGTTCGGCGACGGGCTCAACGACCTGGAGATGCTGGAGCACGCCGGGACCGGCGTGGCCATCGAGGGCGCCGACCCGCGGGTGCTCGCGGTCGCCGACCTGGTCGTGGCCGGCCCGCAGGTCGAGGGGCTGGTCGAGGGGTTCGCGCGCGTGGGCCTGGTCTGA
- a CDS encoding PadR family transcriptional regulator: protein MAMRLTEQAYLVLLALADEPRHGYGVVQEVRTLSGGAVRLGAGTLYGILDRLVAAGYAEGSGEVVVDGRLRRYYRLTPEGHDALTAETARLTALARRADRLLGGVTRPGIA, encoded by the coding sequence ATGGCGATGCGACTCACCGAGCAGGCCTACCTGGTGCTGCTCGCCCTCGCGGACGAGCCCCGGCACGGCTACGGCGTCGTCCAGGAGGTGCGCACGCTGTCCGGCGGCGCGGTCCGGCTGGGCGCGGGCACGCTGTACGGGATCCTGGACCGGCTCGTGGCCGCCGGCTACGCCGAGGGGTCGGGCGAGGTGGTCGTCGACGGGCGCCTGCGCCGGTACTACCGGCTCACGCCCGAGGGCCACGACGCGCTCACCGCCGAGACCGCCCGGCTGACGGCGCTCGCCCGGCGCGCCGACCGGCTGCTCGGCGGCGTCACCCGGCCCGGGATCGCCTGA
- a CDS encoding acyltransferase: MSVPTTVRGPAPGAPAAGAVGGRLPGLDGLRGVAALVVLVHHSLLLTPALMAVHDDPAAPRSALVQAVSATPLHLLWEGEVAVQVFFVLSGFVLTVAATRPSHRWGPYYPQRLLRLYLPVWAAVALALVLRFAVPVGDTAGLSPWLTFHGDVGRAGVLGDLLLLVGPAGSTMTALWSLRWEVLFSLLLPLFVLAATRLRHWAPLVLGALAAVAWVGAATGPVDQPYALGALYQLPLFALGCVLAAGRDRVAAVTARWGRVAWAGVLVGAVLLTTSYWLLDLGGAREDVPHGVVALTRVLQAAGAGLLVLAALGPLARPLSRPAVRWLGTRSFSLYLVHEPVVVAVGYLTGWTSPAVLLLTVPVSLLLAEGFFRAVERPSHRLARAVGGRLTRRAAPVP, encoded by the coding sequence ATGTCCGTCCCCACGACCGTCCGCGGCCCGGCCCCCGGCGCGCCGGCAGCCGGCGCAGTCGGTGGCCGGCTGCCGGGCCTCGACGGCCTGCGCGGCGTCGCGGCGCTCGTCGTCCTCGTGCACCACTCGCTGCTGCTGACGCCGGCGCTGATGGCGGTGCACGACGACCCGGCCGCCCCGCGGAGCGCGCTCGTCCAGGCCGTGTCGGCGACGCCGCTGCACCTGCTCTGGGAGGGCGAGGTCGCGGTGCAGGTGTTCTTCGTGCTGAGCGGGTTCGTGCTCACCGTCGCCGCGACCCGCCCCTCGCACCGGTGGGGGCCGTACTACCCGCAGCGGCTGCTCCGGCTGTACCTGCCGGTGTGGGCCGCCGTCGCGCTGGCGCTGGTCCTGCGGTTCGCGGTGCCCGTCGGCGACACCGCCGGCCTCAGCCCGTGGCTCACGTTCCACGGAGACGTCGGCCGGGCGGGAGTCCTCGGCGACCTGCTGCTGCTCGTCGGCCCGGCGGGCTCGACGATGACCGCGCTGTGGTCGCTGCGCTGGGAGGTGCTGTTCTCCCTGCTGCTGCCGCTGTTCGTGCTGGCGGCGACCCGGCTGCGGCACTGGGCGCCGCTCGTCCTCGGGGCGCTCGCGGCCGTGGCCTGGGTGGGCGCGGCGACCGGGCCGGTCGACCAGCCCTACGCGCTGGGCGCGCTCTACCAGCTGCCGCTGTTCGCCCTCGGCTGCGTGCTGGCGGCCGGGCGGGACCGGGTCGCCGCCGTCACCGCGCGCTGGGGCCGGGTCGCCTGGGCCGGTGTGCTCGTCGGGGCCGTGCTGCTCACCACGAGCTACTGGCTGCTGGACCTGGGCGGGGCGCGGGAGGACGTGCCGCACGGCGTGGTCGCGCTGACCCGCGTGCTGCAGGCGGCGGGCGCGGGGCTGCTCGTGCTCGCGGCGCTCGGGCCGCTCGCCCGGCCGCTGAGCCGGCCGGCGGTGCGCTGGCTCGGCACGCGGTCGTTCAGCCTCTACCTGGTGCACGAGCCGGTCGTCGTCGCGGTCGGCTACCTGACGGGCTGGACGTCGCCCGCGGTGCTGCTGCTGACCGTCCCGGTCTCGCTGCTGCTGGCGGAGGGCTTCTTCCGCGCGGTCGAGCGCCCGTCCCACCGCCTGGCCCGCGCGGTCGGCGGGCGGCTGACCCGGCGCGCGGCCCCGGTGCCCTGA
- a CDS encoding MFS transporter has protein sequence MSEEDREATPRAAERASWLPLVCLFLAQVLMAFNLASLPVSIGGMVADFGVPPTAVSGAIVTYGLSVAALVMTGAKVGQRLGWVRAFRVVVGTFAVSSLLMLLAPAVGWVIAAQALAGASAAVIVPSLVALIAQSYVGDQRATAIGSLGSARALAGVAAFLLGGVLGTLVGWRPVFGVALALAVVVLVLSTRLPPVPGDPGVRVDAVGAVLVGAGVVLVSVGFQNLDAWGLLLAAPGAPFDVAGVSPAPVLVVLGVVLGQAFVRWTRRRVAAGRTPLVDLSVLGSPQERAAVYAMFTVVALEAALNFTVPLYIQIVQGRTPLDTALAMMPFNLTVLVVATLVVRLYGRFPPRTIALAGFGLTTAALTWLSLVVTNNWETLPTVLGLVVFGAAQGALVTIVFNVLVTAAPRQQAGDVGAIRGTTQNLASAVGTALVGALLVTILGLGVGRAVLAHPELPPSLVAQVDLDSVDFVGNDDLRAALGSRTDADPAQIDAAVAVNEQVRLDTLRVGLLVLAGLSAVAALPASRLPRYRAGEDAGRVG, from the coding sequence ATGAGCGAGGAGGACCGGGAGGCCACGCCGCGTGCGGCGGAGCGCGCGTCGTGGCTGCCGCTCGTCTGCCTGTTCCTGGCGCAGGTGCTGATGGCCTTCAACCTGGCCTCGCTGCCGGTGTCCATCGGCGGCATGGTCGCCGACTTCGGGGTCCCTCCGACCGCCGTGAGCGGCGCGATCGTGACCTACGGCCTGTCGGTCGCCGCCCTGGTGATGACCGGGGCGAAGGTCGGGCAGCGCCTGGGCTGGGTGCGCGCCTTCCGGGTGGTCGTCGGGACGTTCGCGGTGTCGAGCCTGCTCATGCTGCTCGCGCCGGCCGTCGGGTGGGTGATCGCGGCGCAGGCGCTCGCGGGCGCGTCCGCCGCGGTGATCGTGCCCTCGCTGGTCGCGCTCATCGCCCAGAGCTACGTCGGTGACCAGCGGGCCACCGCCATCGGGTCCCTCGGTTCGGCGCGCGCGCTCGCCGGGGTCGCCGCGTTCCTGCTCGGCGGGGTGCTCGGCACCCTCGTCGGCTGGCGCCCGGTGTTCGGCGTGGCCCTGGCGCTCGCCGTGGTCGTGCTCGTGCTGAGCACCCGGCTGCCGCCGGTCCCCGGTGACCCGGGGGTCCGGGTCGACGCGGTCGGCGCGGTGCTGGTCGGCGCCGGGGTGGTCCTCGTGTCCGTCGGCTTCCAGAACCTCGACGCGTGGGGCCTGCTGCTCGCGGCGCCGGGCGCGCCGTTCGACGTCGCGGGGGTCTCGCCGGCCCCGGTCCTGGTGGTGCTCGGCGTCGTCCTCGGGCAGGCGTTCGTGCGGTGGACCCGCCGCCGGGTCGCGGCCGGGCGCACCCCGCTCGTCGACCTGTCGGTGCTGGGGTCGCCGCAGGAGCGCGCGGCGGTCTACGCGATGTTCACGGTGGTCGCGCTGGAGGCGGCGCTGAACTTCACCGTGCCGCTCTACATCCAGATCGTGCAGGGGCGCACGCCGCTCGACACCGCCCTGGCGATGATGCCGTTCAACCTCACGGTGCTCGTCGTCGCCACGCTCGTCGTCCGGCTCTACGGCCGGTTCCCGCCGCGCACGATCGCGCTCGCGGGCTTCGGGCTCACCACCGCGGCGCTCACGTGGCTGTCGCTGGTCGTGACGAACAACTGGGAGACGCTGCCCACCGTCCTCGGGCTGGTCGTGTTCGGGGCGGCCCAGGGCGCCCTGGTCACGATCGTGTTCAACGTGCTGGTCACGGCCGCCCCGCGGCAGCAGGCCGGGGACGTCGGCGCGATCCGCGGCACCACGCAGAACCTCGCGTCGGCCGTCGGCACCGCCCTGGTCGGCGCGCTGCTCGTCACGATCCTGGGGCTCGGGGTCGGGCGCGCCGTGCTCGCGCACCCGGAGCTGCCGCCGTCGCTGGTCGCGCAGGTCGACCTCGACTCCGTCGACTTCGTCGGCAACGACGACCTCCGCGCGGCGCTGGGGTCCCGCACCGACGCCGACCCCGCGCAGATCGACGCGGCCGTCGCCGTCAACGAGCAGGTCCGGCTGGACACGCTGCGGGTGGGGCTGCTGGTGCTCGCCGGCCTGAGCGCCGTGGCCGCGCTGCCGGCGAGCCGGCTCCCGCGGTACCGCGCCGGCGAGGACGCGGGCCGGGTGGGCTGA
- a CDS encoding signal peptidase I: MGTRVSTRSRPVRVSGSWYDSPWRIAGHAVGTALTLALIGLVVALAIVPRLSGGASLTVLTGSMEPTFAPGDVIVVAGVDAADVCAEVGVGQMVTFYPEPDDPALISHRVIGKTIGTFDDGTSCRLVTQGDANTAVDDPVSPEQVRGVFRYGVPKLGWVRQWVGDNVQTVVVVAALALVALGIASSTRKPRTRIYAAPGDAGRPAGPADLALADLAPAAPAPAAPAAPALDAEELAHDRALRERDLDLRERELELRERELELVRLQARPAWSERAPRPDRGPDGDDVGLEPEHDPQPPTAPVAVLAPPPAARLLDRIEA; this comes from the coding sequence ATGGGCACGCGCGTCAGCACGAGGAGCCGCCCGGTCCGGGTCTCCGGATCCTGGTACGACTCGCCGTGGCGGATCGCCGGCCACGCGGTCGGCACCGCCCTGACCCTGGCGCTGATCGGCCTCGTCGTCGCACTGGCGATCGTGCCGCGGCTGTCCGGCGGGGCCTCGCTCACCGTGCTCACCGGCTCGATGGAACCCACGTTCGCACCCGGTGACGTGATCGTCGTGGCGGGCGTCGACGCCGCCGACGTCTGCGCCGAGGTCGGCGTCGGCCAGATGGTCACGTTCTACCCCGAGCCCGACGACCCGGCGCTGATCAGCCACCGGGTGATCGGCAAGACCATCGGCACCTTCGACGACGGCACCTCCTGCCGGCTGGTGACCCAGGGCGACGCCAACACCGCGGTGGACGACCCCGTGTCGCCCGAGCAGGTCCGCGGCGTCTTCCGGTACGGCGTCCCGAAGCTCGGCTGGGTCCGGCAGTGGGTCGGGGACAACGTGCAGACGGTGGTGGTCGTCGCCGCGCTGGCGCTGGTCGCCCTCGGCATCGCGTCCAGCACGCGCAAGCCCCGCACCCGGATCTACGCGGCGCCCGGCGACGCCGGCAGGCCTGCGGGCCCCGCGGACCTCGCCCTCGCGGACCTCGCCCCCGCCGCTCCCGCCCCCGCGGCTCCCGCCGCGCCGGCCCTCGACGCCGAGGAGCTGGCCCACGACCGCGCGCTGCGCGAGCGTGACCTCGACCTGCGCGAGCGCGAGCTGGAGCTCCGCGAGCGCGAGCTCGAGCTGGTCCGGCTGCAGGCCCGCCCCGCCTGGTCCGAGCGTGCGCCGCGCCCCGACCGCGGGCCCGACGGCGACGACGTCGGCCTCGAGCCCGAGCACGACCCCCAGCCTCCGACGGCACCGGTCGCCGTGCTCGCGCCCCCTCCCGCAGCTCGTCTGCTCGACCGAATCGAGGCGTGA